The genomic window AATGGTTTGATAATTTCTACCGCCCAACAGTAGACACGGCTTTATCAACCATGGGACATATTCCCGGTGATTTAGTATTTGCAATGGATAACCGCAATATCGAAAAAGGGATCGCCGGCTGGAGTCCTGGTCAGCGCTACAGTGACGGTTATGGTGCTGCCCGCCATATTCCAACCGTATTAGTGGAAAATCACTCGTTAAAGCCGTATAAACAGCGTGTTCTGGGAACATATGTATTAATTGAGTCATCGTTAAAAGCTGTTGCTGCCCATCAAAAACACTTATCCAAAGCCATCGCAAGTGATAAAAGCTCAAGACCCGATGAGTTACCTCTGACTTGGGGCTACAACAAACCAAGAACCGTAGTCTTTAAAGGCATAACCTACCAACATTTTGACGATGAAATTTCAGGGACACAGCAAGTCAAATGGACGGGGAAAGCGAAAACATATCAAATGCCATGGTTTGATCGTAATGTGCCGAAATTAATCACCAGATTGCCAAAGTCTTATTGGGTTTTACCGCAATATACCGATGCTATTTCGAGACTTAAGCAACATGGCATTAAAACAAAGACCTTAACTGCGCCGCGCACCATTAAGCTAGAAGGCTTAAGTGTTACAAACTCTGACTTTGCCAAAGCCCCTTATGAAGGTGAAATGCGCGTTAAAGCGACCTTTAATAGCCATACGAGTGATATTGAACTTCCTGCTGGAAGTGTGGAAGTATCCCTCGACCAGTCTTTAGGTAAGCTGGCCTTCGCTTTGCTAGAGCCACAATCACCTGATTCTCTTTTTCAATGGGGATTTTTTAACACCATTTTTCAACGAACGGAATATATTGAAGGTTATGCCGTGGTGCCAATGGCTCAGCAAATGTTGGCGCAATCACCAGAGCTAAAGACAGCATTTGAAGAGAAAATGAAAACGGATAAAGCTTTTGCTGACAATCCACGGGCTCGTCTTGCATGGTTTTATCGTCAATCACCATTCTATGATAAGGCCCATGGCCGCTACCCTGTTTACCGTCAATGGTAGCTAAGGGACATATTTGGCAATAATCTTTTCTAAGGCATTTTCTCGTTTAACAGCGGCTAATGCCTTATCGAATCGCTTGACGAAATCTTTTTTGTATTTGAAACGGCCGTGTTCATCACTGCTATAACCAATATGAGCAGATTGCACCATCACTTCTATGGTCTGATGAATATGATCAAAGTTGAGTGAGTCATCTTGCGCGCTTAATTGTTTTAACACCCACTTCGTTGATAAAGGATCATTGAGATAACAGTCGATGCGCTGATTAATCAACTTCATCACATTTGCTTTGGTACTGCGGTTTTCCCAAATTCGGATCAGCCCTTGTCCTTGTGCCTGACTCAAGCGCTCATTAAGAATTAAGTACCCTGCATTAATACCGACATTTAGTGGTGTTTTACGCGCATCGTCATTACCTACTAAATGAGACCTAATGTCGACAGAATCGTGGCAGTGAGCAACAACCCGCTCATAAGCTAAGGCAGCCGAGTACGGCCAAATATAATCTCGTTTGTGGGTGTGAATATAAGGAGGAATAATCGCAAACGCATTGCCAAGTTTCACTTCTTGTAACGCACGCTTCCATGGCATTGCTACGAAAGTCACTTGATAATCTTTGGCTAAACGCTGCGCCGCCAAAGATATTAAATCGACGTAAATACCTTTTACTTGGCCGTCTTCAATATAGGAATACGGTGGATAGCTATCATCCGCCACTATGGTAACAAGTTGCTGTTTGGCATGGCTAATATTGATAAACAGTGAACAAGCAATAAACACCAGCGCTTTTAGCATTATGTTCGAATAAGCGTTATTCATTACATTGGCTCTCACTGTCACTGACTATATATTCAGCGTAGCGCTAATTAGTCCATGCGCCAAGTAATATAATGCACTAACTCATGAATTTTTCTTATTTTTTGCCTTTAGCGCTTTTTTCTCAGCGCGGCGACGGCTAAAAAAGTCGCTAATAATAGTGCCACATTCTGATGCCATCACCCCTGAGGTCACTTCCACCTGATGGTTATGTTTAGCATCATTAATGAGCGCAAAGGCAGAGCCTGCCGCACCAGTTTTTAAATCGTCTGCACCATACACGACGCGTTTGATACGGCTGTGCACTATCGCCCCCGCGCACATGCAACAGGGCTCTAAGGTGACGTACAAGGTAGCGTCTAACAAACGGTAATTCTCTATTTGCTGCCCGCCAGCGCGCAGCGCCATCACTTCGGCATGTGCGCAAGGATCGTGGTTGTTAATGACCAGATTATAGCCTTCGCCAATCACCTGATTATCTAGCACTAACACTGCGCCAACCGGCACTTCATTGACCTGCTGCGCCTTATCAGCCAAGGTCAGTGCATAGCTCATCCAATACTGATCGCATTGTTCAACGGACAGTTTGTTAAGCTCATCGCTGGTTAGTTGTGAGTTCATAGGTGCTTATCGCTGGCTAAAAATAAAAAACGCCGAACATTATCGCTATGTTCGGCGTTTTATCAACAATTAACTGCTTTTTACTTTATCAAAGTAAAAGCCAGTATCTTTAAGAGGAGCTTATTCCCATTCGATAGTCGCAGGTGGCTTACCAGAAATATCGTAAACCACACGTGAAATGCCATCGATTTCATTAATAATACGGTTTGATACCTTACCTAGTAGCTCGTATGGCAGTTGAGACCAAATCGCCGTCATAAAGTCGATTGTTTCAACACAGCGCAGTGATACAACCCAATCGTATTTACGACCATCGCCCATCACGCCTACTGATTTAACTGGTAAGAATACAGTAAATGCTTGGCTCACTTTATGGTAAAGATCGGCGTTGTGTAACTCTTCTATGAAGATAGCGTCGGCACGGCGTAGTAAATCACAGTACTCTTTCTTCACTTCGCCAAGTACACGTACACCTAAACCCGGTCCTGGGAATGGATGACGATATAACATGTCATACGGCAGACCAAGTTCTAAACCAACGCGGCGCACTTCATCTTTAAATAGCTCGCGTAGTGGCTCAACCAAGCCCATTTCCATATCATCTGGCAAACCGCCTACATTGTGGTGCGATTTAATCACATGTGCTTTACCGGTGCCAGCTGCAGCAGATTCGATTACGTCTGGGTAGATAGTACCCTGACCTAACCAACGTGCATTAACACATTTTTTAGACTCTTCATCGAAGATCTCAACGAATACGTGACCAATTTTCTTACGCTTGGCTTCTGGCTCATCGATACCAGCCAGTGCGTCTAAGAAGCGGTTTTCCGCATCAACGTGAACAATGTTTAAACCGAAATGGTCGCCAAACATTTCCATCACTTGATCTGCTTCGTTTAAGCGCAGTAAGCCGTTATCAACAAATACACAAGTTAGCTTATCGCCTATCGCCTTTTGAATAAGTAGCGCAGCAACTGAGCTATCGACACCGCCAGATAAACCAAGGATAACTTCATCATCACCCACTTGTTCTTTAATACGCGCAACAGCGTCATCGATAATAGACGCCGAGGTCCAGTTTTTATCACATTGACAAATATCAACCACGAAACGCTCTAAGATGCGACCGCCTTGGCGAGTGTGAGTTACTTCTGGGTGGAATTGTACGCCGTAGAACTGACGCTCTTCATCAGCCATCGCTGCATAAGGACAGCTATCTGTTTTTGCAACTGTTTTGAATGATGACGGGATAGTAGCAACTTTGTCACCGTGACTCATCCACACATCTAAAAATGCACTGCCATCTTTGATTTCATCTTCGATGTTATCAAACAGCTTACAATCGCCAACGCGCTCAACTTTGGCATAACCAAATTCACGCTCCATCGATACTTCAACGCTGCCGCCAAGTTGTGCCGACATGGTTTGCATACCGTAACACACGCCTAATACTGGTACACCGGCGTTAAATACGTAATCAGGTGCCACAGGTGAGTTTTCTTCAGTTACAGACTCTGGACCGCCCGATAAGATAATACCGTTTGGATTAAACTCGCGGATTTTTTCTTCTGAAACGTCCCAACCCCAAAGTTCACAATAAACACCAATTTCACGAATACGACGCGCGATTAACTGTGTGTATTGCGAGCCGAAATCTAAAATTAGAATGCGATGATCATGTATGTTGCTCATGAATAACCCTTTATAAAATGATTGTAGAAAGGCGCCCATTAGGCGCCCTGTCTTAAATGAGGATGGGGATTAACCCATGCGGTAATTCGGTGCTTCTTTAGTGATGGTTACATCATGCACGTGAGACTCACCCATACCAGCTGATGTAATTTTCACAAATTGTGCTTTTGAGCCTAACTCTTCAATGGTGCCACAACCAGTTAAGCCCATTGCACTGCGGATACCGCCTAATTGCTGATGAATAATATTGCTAATCGGGCCTTTGTAAGCAACGCGACCTTCGATACCTTCAGGCACTAATTTCGAGGCTTCTTTACTGGTTTGGAAATAGCGATCCGATGAACCATCGCGCTGATCCATCGCACCGATAGAACCCATACCGCGGTACGATTTGTAGTAACGACCTTGATACAACTCAACTTCACCCGGTGCTTCTTCAGTACCTGCGAACATTGAGCCCATCATTACACAGCTTGCACCAGCCACTAATGCTTTTGCGATGTCACCAGAGAAACGAATACCACCGTCAGCGATAACTGGAATGCCGCGCTCGGCCAGTGCGTCAGCCGCATCAGATACCGCAGTAATTTGCGGAACACCAACACCAGTCACGATACGCGTTGTACAGATAGAGCCAGGGCCGATACCTACTTTAACCGCATTAGCGCCAGCGTCAGCAATGGCTAATGCACCAGCAGCGGTAGCAACGTTACCACCGATGATTTGTAAATCTGGGTATTCTTGACGCGTTTGCTTGATACGATCTAATACGCCTTGTGAATGACCGTGAGATGTATCGATAAGTAATACGTCAACGCCAGCTTCGACTAGTGCAGCAATACGCTCATCCGTACCAGCGCCACAACCAACAGCTGCACCCACGCGCAAGCGACCCATTTCGTCTTTACACGCATTTGGCTTTTCTTCGGCTTTTTGGAAATCTTTAACGGTAATCATACCTTGCAGTTTAAATGCCGCATCAACAACAACGATTTTCTCGATGCGGTTTTCGTGCATTAAGTGCAATACATTTTCAGAGTCAGTCGCATTGGTAACGGTAATTAGCTTTTCTTTCGGCGTCATTAACGCGCTACAAGGCTTGTCGAGATTTGTTGCAAAACGCACATCACGTGACGTAATGATACCCAATACGTTGTTTTGAGCATCTACAACAGGGAAACCTGAAAAACCTAGACGGTCGCGCATCTCGTTAATTTCACGAATGGTGACATCTGGGCCAACGGTTACAGGTTTAGTGACCACACCAGACTCGTACTTTTTAACAAGCTCCACTTCGTGCGCTTGCTCTTCAACCGTCATGTTTTTGTGGATAAAGCCAATACCGCCTTCTTGCGCTAAGGCAATCGCCAAACGCGCTTCAGTTACAGTGTCCATAGACGCTGAAAGCATTGGAATATTAAGGTGAATTTTTTCTGTTAGTTTTGTGCGAAGGTCTGCCGTGTGCGGCAGTACAGTAGAATGTCCTGGAACCAGTAGAACATCGTCGAAAGTTAAAGCTTCTTGAGCGATTCTTAGCATTGCAACATCTCACCTAAATGAATATAAAAGGGATTAAATATTGCCGACGTATTATAGGGAATTATCCGTCAGGCTACAATCAATATTTGCGATTAATTTTAGTTTTAAACACAATATCTCGTTATAAAATTGTAAAAAACAGCCTTTTTGTTGTCATTCGCGCCAAGAATTGACAAAAATCTAATTTTTCTCGTTTAGCTTTGCTATACTTTCCTCCCAATATGGCGATGTTGCTATCACCCTACTGGAAAACACCATGACAAAAAAATATATAGACGCCCAAACCCTACTAGACGATTCATACAAATTAGGCCTAAAAGTACTCGATAGTGGTTGTAAGCCCAACTACATTATCGGCGTATGGCGTGGCGGCACCCCAGTGGGCATTGCAGTGCAAGAATTGCTGGATTTCTTTGGTGTAAAATCAGATCACATCTCAATTCGCACCTCTTCTTATACTGGGATTGAAGAGCGCGTATCTAATGTACGTGTTCACGGTTTGGACTACATTATCCGCAATGTGAATAGTGAAGATACGCTGCTGATTGTTGACGATGTATATGACACTGGCTTAAGCGTTGCGCAAATCATCGAAGACTTAACGAAGAAATGTCGTAAAAATACGCCTGATATGAAGATTGCAACGCCTTATTTTAAGCCGCAAAATAACAAAACAGATCGAACGCCTGATTTTTACCTCTATGAAACTGATGAATGGTTAGTATTCCCACATGAATTATCAGGTTTAACAAAAGAAGAGCTATTAAACGACAAACCAGGCATGGACTTCCTTCGCGATCGCATCGCGCAAATGGACGACTAATTAGCCTTCCCTTATGCGCTGCTAAAAAAATACTTAGATTAGCAGCGCATAAATTTTCCCCAAAGCAGTATTATGTTTACTTGGATAGGCTTGTTTCAGTCCTTAAGCCACTATACACTTGAGGCCAACTCACATAACGTCATTGCCTCATGTACAACACGCCAAGCGATAACATCTACAACATCTCACGCCTTAACAGCGAAATAAAACGTTTACTCGAAGGAAACTTTGGCCGCGTTTGGGTCAACGCTGAGATTTCAAACTTTGTCGCGGCTTCGTCAGGACACTGGTATTTCACCCTTAAAGACGCACGTTCACAAATAAAATGCGCCATGTTTAAAGGCCGTAACCGCGCTGTACGTTTCAGACCGCAAAACGGTCAACAAGTAATGGTGAAAGCCAACATTAGCGTGTATGAACCGCGTGGCGACTATCAATTGTTAGTTGATGTGATGGATCAAGCTGGCGATGGTTTGCTGCAACAGCAATTTGAGCAATTAAAATGTGATTTAGCTGCGCAAGGACTTTTTAGTAGCGAGCACAAAAAGCCACTGCCAGAATCAATTCAAAAAATAGGTATTATAACCAGTCCAACTGGCGCGGCAGTGCACGATGTGCTGACAGTGTTAAAGCGACGTAACCCTTTGTTAGAAGTAGTCATATACCCTGCTCAAGTTCAGGGGCAACAGGCTGCTGGAGAGCTATGTCAAGCCATTAACCTAGCCAATCTACGTAATGAAGTCGATGTGCTATTACTTACTCGAGGCGGCGGTTCAATGGAAGATTTATGGTGTTTTAATGATCCCCAGCTCGCCTATGCCATATTTAATTCACAGCTACCAATCATTAGCGCTGTTGGCCATGAAGTCGATGTCACCATTAGTGATTTCGTCAGTGATTTTCGTGCACCAACACCGTCGGCAGCTGCAGAAATCGCCAGTGTCAGTAACGAAGAGCAACGTCAGAAAAATGCAATGCTAACTCAGCGCTTGTCTCATGCAATGAGTGCCAAGCTACACCAGTATTATCAAGTACTAACTGAGCTAAGCTCCCGTTTAAAGGCCCAAGATCCTAAGTTTAAATTGGCACAACAAGCTCAATATATTGATGAATTAAATCATCAGATGACGTCTGCTATTAGGCAACGTCTACACCACAACGAACAGCGTTTATCTCATTTATTTCAACGCTTATTATGCCAATCACCAGCGTATAAAATTAAAGAACACAATAATTATAACCAGCAGCTGACTGCGCGCTTGAAACAAGCAATGAATCAACAGCTCGCAAGTCAACAAGCACGTTATGAAGGGTTAATTAGAGAGTTAAACTCGGTCAGCCCACTGGCAACGTTAGCAAGGGGCTATAGCATCGCGTTAGATGAAAGTGAAAACGTGATAACGGATGCATCACAGGTCAACGTTGGCGATGCGCTAGTTACCAAGTTACACTACGGTGAATTAGTGTCGACGGTGTCTGAAAAACGCTAAAGGGCAGCACTTGCCGCTACCCTTTAGCCTATAGATGCACGCTATTTAAAGGTGGCACTGAGTTTGTGAATATCTTTGCTGCAAGATTTGACAGCTTCTGATTGCACCTGAACTTGTTCGCTCATTTGCGTGTTTTCTTGCGCGATAGAATCAACATGAATAATGTTGTTGGAAATTTCTTGCGCCACGGTACTTTGCTCTTCGGCTGCCGCCGCGATTTGCTCACCTAATTGATTAACTTGATGCATCGCACTTACTACACTGCGCATAACCTCAAGTGCTTGTTCACTCTTATCGTTACACTCCCCAGCAGTTTGCTGGCTACTGAGCATCGACGCTCCCCAATCGCTTAATGTTTGCTGAAGCGCTTCTACTGATTTTTGAATTTGCTCCGCCGCAACCTGTGTACGGCTAGCCAAAGTCCTTACTTCGTCTGCTACAACCGCAAAACCTCGCCCTTGTTCACCAGCGCGGGCAGCTTCAATTGCTGCATTGAGTGCTAATAGATTGGTTTGGTCGGCAATACCTTGAATTTCAGACATAATAGTCGCAATTTCATCGGCA from Psychrobium sp. MM17-31 includes these protein-coding regions:
- a CDS encoding M14 family metallopeptidase, whose protein sequence is MRSSLQWPYRALCLSLLTSSAVLSTQIASAKEIVFNDPATLLPPTLKWRGASEALINHDPKWQTPAERNNFVNTPSYSETIDYLEKLAEKSDLIKLSYFGKSTLGKPLMLVHVSSDFNAKSRPKVLAQAGIHSGEIDGKDAGLMLVRDIVLGKQANLVEDVDLLFVPIFNADGHENKSKYHRVNQRGPSNMGWRATSQNLNLNRDYAKIKSVEMAAMIKLLNKYQPSLYLDLHVTDGVDYQYDITYGTIKSHSYSPEIAKWFDNFYRPTVDTALSTMGHIPGDLVFAMDNRNIEKGIAGWSPGQRYSDGYGAARHIPTVLVENHSLKPYKQRVLGTYVLIESSLKAVAAHQKHLSKAIASDKSSRPDELPLTWGYNKPRTVVFKGITYQHFDDEISGTQQVKWTGKAKTYQMPWFDRNVPKLITRLPKSYWVLPQYTDAISRLKQHGIKTKTLTAPRTIKLEGLSVTNSDFAKAPYEGEMRVKATFNSHTSDIELPAGSVEVSLDQSLGKLAFALLEPQSPDSLFQWGFFNTIFQRTEYIEGYAVVPMAQQMLAQSPELKTAFEEKMKTDKAFADNPRARLAWFYRQSPFYDKAHGRYPVYRQW
- a CDS encoding transporter substrate-binding domain-containing protein; the protein is MNNAYSNIMLKALVFIACSLFINISHAKQQLVTIVADDSYPPYSYIEDGQVKGIYVDLISLAAQRLAKDYQVTFVAMPWKRALQEVKLGNAFAIIPPYIHTHKRDYIWPYSAALAYERVVAHCHDSVDIRSHLVGNDDARKTPLNVGINAGYLILNERLSQAQGQGLIRIWENRSTKANVMKLINQRIDCYLNDPLSTKWVLKQLSAQDDSLNFDHIHQTIEVMVQSAHIGYSSDEHGRFKYKKDFVKRFDKALAAVKRENALEKIIAKYVP
- the tadA gene encoding tRNA adenosine(34) deaminase TadA; the protein is MNSQLTSDELNKLSVEQCDQYWMSYALTLADKAQQVNEVPVGAVLVLDNQVIGEGYNLVINNHDPCAHAEVMALRAGGQQIENYRLLDATLYVTLEPCCMCAGAIVHSRIKRVVYGADDLKTGAAGSAFALINDAKHNHQVEVTSGVMASECGTIISDFFSRRRAEKKALKAKNKKNS
- the guaA gene encoding glutamine-hydrolyzing GMP synthase, whose protein sequence is MSNIHDHRILILDFGSQYTQLIARRIREIGVYCELWGWDVSEEKIREFNPNGIILSGGPESVTEENSPVAPDYVFNAGVPVLGVCYGMQTMSAQLGGSVEVSMEREFGYAKVERVGDCKLFDNIEDEIKDGSAFLDVWMSHGDKVATIPSSFKTVAKTDSCPYAAMADEERQFYGVQFHPEVTHTRQGGRILERFVVDICQCDKNWTSASIIDDAVARIKEQVGDDEVILGLSGGVDSSVAALLIQKAIGDKLTCVFVDNGLLRLNEADQVMEMFGDHFGLNIVHVDAENRFLDALAGIDEPEAKRKKIGHVFVEIFDEESKKCVNARWLGQGTIYPDVIESAAAGTGKAHVIKSHHNVGGLPDDMEMGLVEPLRELFKDEVRRVGLELGLPYDMLYRHPFPGPGLGVRVLGEVKKEYCDLLRRADAIFIEELHNADLYHKVSQAFTVFLPVKSVGVMGDGRKYDWVVSLRCVETIDFMTAIWSQLPYELLGKVSNRIINEIDGISRVVYDISGKPPATIEWE
- the guaB gene encoding IMP dehydrogenase; translation: MLRIAQEALTFDDVLLVPGHSTVLPHTADLRTKLTEKIHLNIPMLSASMDTVTEARLAIALAQEGGIGFIHKNMTVEEQAHEVELVKKYESGVVTKPVTVGPDVTIREINEMRDRLGFSGFPVVDAQNNVLGIITSRDVRFATNLDKPCSALMTPKEKLITVTNATDSENVLHLMHENRIEKIVVVDAAFKLQGMITVKDFQKAEEKPNACKDEMGRLRVGAAVGCGAGTDERIAALVEAGVDVLLIDTSHGHSQGVLDRIKQTRQEYPDLQIIGGNVATAAGALAIADAGANAVKVGIGPGSICTTRIVTGVGVPQITAVSDAADALAERGIPVIADGGIRFSGDIAKALVAGASCVMMGSMFAGTEEAPGEVELYQGRYYKSYRGMGSIGAMDQRDGSSDRYFQTSKEASKLVPEGIEGRVAYKGPISNIIHQQLGGIRSAMGLTGCGTIEELGSKAQFVKITSAGMGESHVHDVTITKEAPNYRMG
- a CDS encoding phosphoribosyltransferase family protein, which produces MTKKYIDAQTLLDDSYKLGLKVLDSGCKPNYIIGVWRGGTPVGIAVQELLDFFGVKSDHISIRTSSYTGIEERVSNVRVHGLDYIIRNVNSEDTLLIVDDVYDTGLSVAQIIEDLTKKCRKNTPDMKIATPYFKPQNNKTDRTPDFYLYETDEWLVFPHELSGLTKEELLNDKPGMDFLRDRIAQMDD
- the xseA gene encoding exodeoxyribonuclease VII large subunit, with the translated sequence MYNTPSDNIYNISRLNSEIKRLLEGNFGRVWVNAEISNFVAASSGHWYFTLKDARSQIKCAMFKGRNRAVRFRPQNGQQVMVKANISVYEPRGDYQLLVDVMDQAGDGLLQQQFEQLKCDLAAQGLFSSEHKKPLPESIQKIGIITSPTGAAVHDVLTVLKRRNPLLEVVIYPAQVQGQQAAGELCQAINLANLRNEVDVLLLTRGGGSMEDLWCFNDPQLAYAIFNSQLPIISAVGHEVDVTISDFVSDFRAPTPSAAAEIASVSNEEQRQKNAMLTQRLSHAMSAKLHQYYQVLTELSSRLKAQDPKFKLAQQAQYIDELNHQMTSAIRQRLHHNEQRLSHLFQRLLCQSPAYKIKEHNNYNQQLTARLKQAMNQQLASQQARYEGLIRELNSVSPLATLARGYSIALDESENVITDASQVNVGDALVTKLHYGELVSTVSEKR